The genomic segment tttaagaccacacatgacactttaataaattgATATAACATAGCATAACATGTTAACtgctctaacagctttgaaatttggtatacaggtttctatagatgaactaaatttgatcttttgaaattatggtgaaatctgcaaattttatttttgggggcaattgttgccatttttggtcagaaaattttattctccaaaaaattactcatgagatagctttggttgacatgttcttagggatgatcccatgtgatatattcaaagtatgatgaaatcttcgattgtgtatttttgcagctattctagctacttttttctggccactgcattgagctatcaaagatttccaccttcttcatcaacatgtgtcaaaaatagttattctctacataaacacagcggagctatatcggccgctaggtcgcttgtttgtaCATCAACAAGGGTTGAGAAGTAAAGAAGCCTTGTCCACCCTATCGATGCCAGAATTACAATTTGTTACAAAACAAGCGACATGATATACAACAGCTCCTTTCCATCCCAACGAAGTTTGaattacaatattttgtatATGAATAAGTATCCTGAAGTACGCAAGCCCTTTCCATCCTAACAAGaccaaaattacaattttataaataaaacataGAAACTCGTCCTGACCAAGCGAGATCAGAATTATAATTTCATCCATaaggccaaataaaaagatATGTTTGTTTCTGGTAACATGCCTTCGAAAATTGGGGTAGGTAGATGGGAGGAAAATTTTGTTTACTTACCTTTTTCTTGGCTGAGACACTTAAAATATggtaaatttagaaaatttacaaatatacaaatacatcCAGGGTCGCTTTTTTTCTTGGGTAAGTCAGGTTACCAGAAAGACACATTTTTTGTTTGTCATCTTGAAATATACAAATCCTTTCCCCACCTTGGCAAGACTGGATTTTCAGTATGGTTAGTTATAATGCATTACAACCTGTAGAGAGCCCTTGATACAGCCACTAGCTAGATTTATGACCAGATTATCAAAGGAAATTACCCTTCTACAGATTTTCCTTTTAGCTTGATGTGCTTTAATGTCCACATTTTCCTCCTATCTAAGCAAAGTTACTGCCTGAAATCTATCAAAATAATCTTTACACAGCAGTGACCACTGAAGGGAAGCCATTTTGTGCCCGGCTATAAATCCTGATTAATGTCCCATCCTTTGTAAATTTACCCAGTCATGGCATTTCTAAAGACAAATATCATGATGAAATGTGGTCAGGTCTCATTTCTAGTTTCTTGTCATCACAATATATTTTCTTCTTAACGTTCGAATCACGCAATCCCAAAAAACACTGTGTTACATTATCGGAAAATATATAGAGAAATATGAAGATATGGTTTTTATATGtaaccaaacaatttttacaagtctTTTTACAGTGTCagctgaaaaaaaacacaaaattgtcaGTCTGTGTATCTCACCATAGTTGTTAAAAATTCTTTGAAGGCAAAACGCCAAatgggaaaaatgaaatattaattgcACGGCGCAGAGCGGTTAACTCTGAGATAAAAGAAACTGACACATTATGAGAATGAATATTGAAGCCTAATCAATATTCTATTTCTGATCTTAATGGGCATTTGAAGCTTGAATGccttgttgccatggtaacacgCCCATTGATTCTTCAAACTACCAAGAAATTTGTGTGAATTGCACAGTTTGGCCTGCAGTGGAATTTTCAGAGCAATTTCACTCAGCTTTTCTGGTGACACTCAACAAAATAAAGTGAACCAGCATCAGACATAGCGTACTGatacttttctttaaaaaatatcaataatctcCAATTAGATCTTATTGACTTGAGAAATTTTTAGATTACTTATGTATGGTCCAATACTCTGTCATATCTTATTTTCATACTTTTAACTAACGagaaatctttctttttttgaaaattgatcaaaatattgTAACGTGCATCCTTGTAAACACCACAAAATCGTCTTtgatacatgtactggtacGCTGCCAAAAATCCTATATACCGTAATAATATGAGACCAGTCACATTGGTCATTGCTAAATCATGTTCTGGTACTATTCAAGCTGATGAAGTCATATAAAACCGTGTGAAAATCTGTTCTGTGTCTGCAGTAGTCACAAATAGGAGATATTTCTGTACTGATATTTGTCAACTCGGGAGTGGAACAGCAAACAAACTGACGTCATTTAGGAACTGAAAGTGTTTTGATCTCTTGGTCTGATAAACAGTAAATTTAACAGAtggttttaaaatgaaaattacatatttccctaaatgttttgtttatgaCCAGAAGTTAACTTTGCCAGCTGTATGTGTGTCTCTCTGTTCCTGGAAAGTGTCCACCGTCAATACATGACACACacatggaaaacaaaaaaacaagctTGATCAAGAATGACTTTTATGTGCAAAATGTATGTGTTCATTAGAGGTTATATATACAGAGGGCGCACTTCGTTGTGATTCACACGACTTCCTCTCTCTTTTCTCTTCCTCTCTCTAGCTATGTATGCCAAAGGGTTTATCATTCCGGACGGAGAAAGACAACCGGGAACCCAAATTCCATTCATTTCTCATCACCAGAGAGGATGGCAGCAGAACCTACGGCTCAGCCCTCACTTTCTACGAAGAAGTCCATTGCAAACAGATCTGCCTGGCCATGCAGTCGCTGCAAACAATGTACCAGGCTGAGTTCAGTAACAGGGGCATTAACGTTACGAGGATTAACGAGTTTGCCGCGGAGCACGACGCTCCGAGACCGACTTTCTCAACCATCAGCAATTACGACATGAACAAGGACTGCCTGTATGTGACAAAGTGCATCTGTGTTATCACCCAGCAGCAGTTTGTCCGAGCATCGCGCAAGTTTCTAACGCAACTGTACGATGCTGTTGCGGCAAACGAGAACCCTCCCCTGCCGATGGAGAGTTACATCCACAATGTACTATACGAAGTGCCTCTGCCCCCAGTGGGGAGGAGCATGAGATTTAATGGGGTGAGATCACCAGTGCTGTGTCAGAGACCGGGAACTCTGGAGCTGCCGCTGTGTGACTTTTCATTCCGTGAACTTTTCACTCTCCTTGACGTGGAGAACCTAGTGCAATTATTTACATGTGCATTGTTGGAGAACCAGATTCTTCTGTTCTCAACAGGTAAGACATTCTCTCATCTCAGTATAATGCATAACTTCGTCCCTTGGCTTTGTGAGTACTATAGAGTCAGCATAATcatgaaatgttattttgaagttTGCTAAGTTTGAAGTGTtcgtttgcaatgaatattcaaatttgataatgatCTGATTTGCATACCGTATGTGATTGACTGATTGGATTGCAGTAACAGCAATGTGGTACTTTTCTGATAAACactcttgaaatgttttacatttcTATCACTCTGGTGTAAATGTGAACCATTTCTCTTCCGTTTCCAAATAAACAGGTCCGTAATCACCATTGATATCAATTGGTTTAGGCCAAACCACAGTTTAACAGATCCCGCATTTGCTGTACATGTTATGTCTTTGCTTTGATTGAGATGCATCGGTATTTAAGCATTGCATTTGTTGTATTTCATGATCAAGATTCTAATTTCAAAAAAGGCTTACTTTACCGTCTTTCCTACATCGCAGTAAGCGATTATCTGTGTAGTAGCCCTGGGACAACAATAACTATTCGATAGAATACATAATATGTCTCTCTGTGTGGTCTAATGTGACTCATTAGTTTCACAAAGTCAATTTGCCAACTTTTGAAACAGGAAGTAGGGTTTATTTCAGATACACAGTTCTCGTATCCTTGGAAAAATGAATTCTTCAGACAttgttcatttcaaattttcagtctAGCTTTAATACTCATGGTTGCAATGTGATATTTCTGATGTCAATTTGTCTATTTCTTACAGATTACCAAAGATTGATGCTAGTCGCTGAGTGCCTAAGTACTTTATTGTTTCCATTTACATGGCAACACGTGTATGTTCCCATCCTGCCAGCATCTATGTTACATTTCCTGGATGCGCCAGTTCCCTATGTGATGGGTCTGCACTCGTCCGGTGGCCAGGACAGATCCCAGCTGAATCTTCCCAATGAGGTGAGTATGGCCAGTGCAATGCTGCCCTCAAGTGGCAGATGTGCAAAATTCTTAGTGATATGCTGCCCTCTAGTGACCGGCTATGCAACGTACCTGTGTGACACTTGTCTTAAACTATAGCACTTGATATGCAAACTTCAATGTCATTGTGGACTTTTCATAGGGAATTTGGGGAGGTTAAGTGAGCTTCAACTTTGTCTTTGTTTTCTCATTAAAAACCTGCTTTATTTCAGGCCTCCCTTTGTTTTGTTGATATTGACAACCACATCGTTGAAGTACCTGAGGAATTACCCCAGTTCCCGTACAAATCTGAATTCATCCTGGAAATATCCCAAGTACTAGACAGATTCAAAGTCTCAGTGGACAGGGATCAGGATCTGGGATTCCACGAACCTGATTCCAATTCCAACTCAAGGCAAGGTTCGTCCTACGATCTGTACGGGCTCCAGGAAAGCCTCAACGTGATCAACGCGTCTATGCAGAAGGACGACAGCTACGACAACGAAAGTCCGAAATCGGGATCAGCAGTGTCCAGTCGGAGAGGTTCGCAGACTTCACTATCCACTGTGCCAAATAAGAGTGAATTCTTAAGAAACAATGAGATCGTATCAAAAGTAGCCGCGATCGCAAAACGTACAGGCGTCATCAAGAGTATATCGGATGTTGAAGAGGCCCCGAAGAAGGCAGACAATGAGAAAGACAGTGTCTACAAGTACAGTAAACTGAGCAGGGAGGATATTGATGAGTTGACGTTCAATAGCGCGGTCCGAGAAGTTTTCTGTTATCGCTTTGTGCAGATGTTCCGTAACTACGAGTCGTTTGTGATCCAGCCCAACCAAGAAATGGAAGCATGGATCAACGCTAGGGAACAGATGCAGAATTTTGATAAGGTAAGGGTCTCGGAACATCatcaatcacaaaaaaaaaagaggcgAGCAGGACAACTGCATATCCCAGGCTTATAGAGGACAGACGAAAGAGGATTTGCAAATAGTCTGGTGTGGCATATCTAGTGTATTGCTGAATGCAGTGAAATGCAGCAAAAATGATACCACACTGTAGCCACAGGGAATGTTCAATGTCTTGCCATAGAAGCAATCATTGTAAGTACCAGTATGCCTACACCCCTGCGTCCAGTGTACAGGAGAAGCTACTCAATCAAAAACAATAGGGTTGAACCATATTTAGTAGTAACAGTTAAGGGGATGGGGTAAAGCTGCAcataaaatgtgtgaaatgttCAATATCAATTCCAACTCAATGAATCAACTTTTGTCAACTGTTGAAAATTTAAGCAAAATACGTCCATCTAAGGTGTTAGACAACAGTTGTATCATATTGGCAGTCATATACTGATTTGTTGTATGTACTATTTTATAGaagacaagaaaatcactatGTTTCAGACATcttttgtatatatttatttatttctgattACAAAAACTGCATCAATGATTGTCTTCCAGGCTGCCTTTCTTTCTGATCAACCTGACGCTGCAATTCCGTTTCTCTCACCGTTCATCGAGAGTCAGATGTTTGCCACGTTCATCGACTGGAAGATTATGGGTAACTGGGAAGAGATGGATAACAATCTCAGAGTCTTTGAAGCAAGGATTGATAACTACAAAACTAAGAACACTGATCCAACGGGCAGTGTGAAGACGCCAAACTATGAACACGCAATATCTGTAAATGACTATGGTAAGTCATCTTACTAATACTTAACCTGTGCACCCCTGGTTCTCTTTGCACTGGACCAACTTTGCCATAGAAGATAATAGGACCATACCAAAGTTGGGCAATGTGCCAAGTTTGTCCTTCTTTAGCCAGACACCTGAAAAATTGAACACCCGTTCACTAACTTGGCTGGCTATTTTCTCAGTCATATATTTCAACATCCTTGAAAGATGTCATGCTTTCTGTTAATTTCTCCCCGTCCCAAGCTGAATACAGTATCCAcctatgtgaaatatttttgaaaactccAGTTCACCATCACAGTACACTTATACATTTGTGCATGGTATATTCTTGTATAATTTGAATTTGGTACATAGACAAATCACAAAGGACATGTGTAGACATTTACCAGTACTGTAGGGTATTAAAAGTGATCGTAGCTTGCTATCCTTGGAGCGTTCATCTCCCACTTTTGTGaattatttcatcaaatgatatttatagattgggtggagtacaaaaatagtgaatcatacataaatatatgcCCGTTTATCAGTACCAGCATATTATCCTGATGTCAGTGTGACTGGAATATAAATAAAAAGAGCGTAACGTACAAGTGCATACACAGATGTTACACTGTGGGTATAGTAATTATACTGGGCAGGTCTCAAAATTTATCATGTTGCTATGATACCAGTATTAGTCACACATGTTACAATGTGATCAATTTGTAGCAGTTGCTGCAAAAGAATCAGTCTgtactgaaaatttgcatatgtataatCAGCATAACAATACATGGTATTAGCATAACAATACCCCCTGACCTTTTATCCTTTGTCACAGAACATCTGATAATACGCAGGGCAACCACCGTTGATCATATAGCAGTGTCGCCACATTTGTTGTCGACAAACATAAAGAGGAAGCATGAACCGGGCGTCTTTCCGGAACTGAATGCTGAAGCCTTGGTGAAACCCGTCACATCCCATAGGTGAGAACACTTGGTATACTCTGTTACAATGCCACCATATGGCAATccgtaaaatgttgcaaaattatCCACATATTTCTGATAAGGTTTAACCTGTTTTCATATGACAATGTTGCAAAATAATACAATAGAAATTAATGTAGTCTCACTTTCATGTACTTACTTATGAattgaaatgtacaaaaatgttGTCTACAAATATTCTGATTAATGCTTAAATCTCGACGTTATTGAGAAAATCCTCTCTTTTCTTGTTGAAATTGAAAGTATAGATATCACTAATGAACTAATGTACACTGAAAAAGTATTtgttgatgaccttgaactttatTTTATGAGAAAGCTATCAATAGGAAAAATTGCAGACTGCCATTTTGCTTCAATTTTGCTTCTTCGTTCAAATTTTATTGAGCTCTGTAACCTTTACTATAAATTGTTGGAATGAAAATACACAGTAAAAGTTGTAGACTGTATACACAAACCCTACCAGCATATGTCAACATTGTCTGGCCTTGCTATTTTTGTGTAAAGGTTAAACAATTATGATACAGTCTAGTTTTGAACTTGGTGAATGCAATGGCTGACAAGGGTTTCTCACTTGCAGACTCAAAGTTGAAAGCAGTCTAAATTATTGATGTTGTACCGGTATTACATCATAACactttattgaaattctggcatcaAATGTCGAAAGGAAATTTTTCTCCACCGTAGAGCTTGCATGTGTTCTGACCATGCTATATTGCGAATATAGTGCGGTTGTGTTCACATTTTGACCAATCAGgttgttgtattttttggcatcAATATACTTGTAAGATATGTAACataaatgatatttgacaaTTTGATAAATGACAAGAAATATATAGATGAAAGAGTAAGCCCTCATATACCCACTGCAATATGTATCAAGATTCTTACTGTGCCATAAGTTCGTTCAAAAATTTAGGAATGAATGAGTAAACATGGAATTTTTCCCCCTGCAGTCCAAGCAGAGCCAAGAGTAAAGCTCAGTGGAGAAGAAAAGACAGGCAACACCAACATGCCGAACATTTACAGTTGAAACAAGATCAGAGAGAGGTAGGTCAGgggtcaaaatttgcataagtcAGCAGGCTCCAATGTTCTGTGGTATGGAAAATAGATCTTTGCTTCACATAAACAATAACGCCATATTTGAAATATACTGAAAATTTTGTAAGTAATTATTCCTTTTATGGATAATTCTTTGCATTCTGTCAAACCTTTGCCCGTAAATTCAATGATGTGCAAAGTAAAAAATTTAAGACTTTAAAATAGAGAATTTAATGGTAGGATGTGAACAAAATATAGTGGTTTAGCTCCTATTTACCATGTATTCTATGATCATCAATCATATATGAGATATTGCTAAGAGTTTTTTCCCCCTTGCTGTTGCCGTGTCATGTCATACGTACTTACTTCGAAGCGGTTTATTGTTTATACAATACTTGTACTATGTTGTGCATAGTGTTTGTGTGTAGAATAGATTTAATCGCTGGCTGTGTCGTATTTGTGGTATAATAGCATATACTGCATGTTAATAGATTTGTACATTTAGAAtggttgttgtagaaaatttAGCGATATTTCATTGTATTTCTGTGATATGTAATGTGATAATTGTATCATTTTGTCACTCAACTCTGCATCTGCAAGAAGAAATTAAGGTTTGAaaaatgaatatgaaaaaattattaCATTCCAAATGCTATCCTGAATGAGATTCTGTTTtaatgcaaatgaggaataagTCATGCATGTCATTAGTGACAACGTAATAATGCCTTGTTGTATGCTGATGTTCTGGAcactgaaaaatttacaaacgttcattttttttaaaatgtgtaacGATCCATCCATTATTTTAATGTAAGGAAAATATTACACTTAATATAATCAGTAAAGTACCTTTTTTTGCATGGCACTAACATCATTGGTTCATCTTTTGATCATTGTCATTACAAGGTTTACCTGGCTGATAAACATATGAAAAAGTGGCTAGTGAGTTTTCCATATTATATTATCGTCATTGTGTTGTACCAACGCTGTATGTGTAGCCTCTGGTTTTGTCTCCCAGTAGCTGCAGTGTATATTTAGATGATCTTTTTCCTCTTCATGTAATCCAACACATTCAGGAATTTATCCTGAAGACAGTTAGAATGACTTGACAAAATGTATGGTTTACCTGAAGACATTGGACCCATTCTTTATTATGAAAACAAACTGGGGTTTTCTTAGAGGGCCTCCAATAGCTTAGTAAAGCAACTGGACCCCCTAGAACTACATTGAATAGTAATGTTCTTCAGCCTTGCCAAATACAATTCCTTTGATGGAGTTTGATtatatttcatagattgcaaTGTACTAACTACTATTGCATGCATTTCCAATGGTTTCAATGTATTTACATAATATATTGATTTGCTACTTTGTATATTCCCTTTATGTATAACTTGCTGCACTGTAACTTTGTATTATGGAGGCTTTGCTACATGTTAACATTGTGCCATGTATAATCTGCTACATGTTAACTTAAATGTTGTACATAATCTGctacattttaaacattgttCACTTATCACTCAAGGAGCCTGCACTCTCACAGCCCCTCATTTGCTATGCAACACGCAATCTCTGTATTACAAAAACAGTGATGCACCCTAAACTGTCTGACAGAGCAAGGCCTACAGGCATTACCTAGCAAAAC from the Ptychodera flava strain L36383 chromosome 2, AS_Pfla_20210202, whole genome shotgun sequence genome contains:
- the LOC139117359 gene encoding DENN domain-containing protein 5B-like isoform X3, whose translation is MSGTVQAQTRFADYFVVCGLDISSGLEPDQLSGDHLHYRPLQRCYKSKVLSHYPQNVDWNRFDKDAVGMLCMPKGLSFRTEKDNREPKFHSFLITREDGSRTYGSALTFYEEVHCKQICLAMQSLQTMYQAEFSNRGINVTRINEFAAEHDAPRPTFSTISNYDMNKDCLYVTKCICVITQQQFVRASRKFLTQLYDAVAANENPPLPMESYIHNVLYEVPLPPVGRSMRFNGVRSPVLCQRPGTLELPLCDFSFRELFTLLDVENLVQLFTCALLENQILLFSTDYQRLMLVAECLSTLLFPFTWQHVYVPILPASMLHFLDAPVPYVMGLHSSGGQDRSQLNLPNEASLCFVDIDNHIVEVPEELPQFPYKSEFILEISQVLDRFKVSVDRDQDLGFHEPDSNSNSRQGSSYDLYGLQESLNVINASMQKDDSYDNESPKSGSAVSSRRGSQTSLSTVPNKSEFLRNNEIVSKVAAIAKRTGVIKSISDVEEAPKKADNEKDSVYKYSKLSREDIDELTFNSAVREVFCYRFVQMFRNYESFVIQPNQEMEAWINAREQMQNFDKAAFLSDQPDAAIPFLSPFIESQMFATFIDWKIMGNWEEMDNNLRVFEARIDNYKTKNTDPTGSVKTPNYEHAISVNDYEHLIIRRATTVDHIAVSPHLLSTNIKRKHEPGVFPELNAEALVKPVTSHSPSRAKSKAQWRRKDRQHQHAEHLQLKQDQREVYLADKHMKKWLKYIQEARGKSIRAPQLLDMSPGVMAQTNWKFVEGLLKECRVKTKRMLVEKMGQEAVELGHGEVKLTGVEENTLIASLCDLLERIWSHGLQMKQGKSAFWSHLLAYKEMKARKDSTSSPNFLVPIEAHWKQYLNPDSPQSGHRRRGSGLPDPVLPPVPTDLASDIVKVESMTDVKTDVGYARAWIRLALERKLLCKHLKELLSDYELCRSRYKRYAFLRSDDEKEQFLYYLLSLNAVDYHCFTNSFISTKITYKVLVFVSKKFNSATSANPWISIAGELGDTGIIQIPKSAVELTFEHRNLGVLTTVRIGHDNSGMSPKWMLDYILVRNELTAHTYKFPCGRWLGKGVDDGSLERLLVGEVIPSTTDTEDILNACRTPPNQRSPVQVRRHSPMKNTGPQVQEMITDAVNHIVKYFYKPEKERGSLTLLLCGDKGLVQCLDQVFQYGFKSSRLFRNNFFIWDFIEKVSTYFDSVDHDDEGRRSPPDQRQARRMFCGYVKKINNSSQNIGKDGKFQLLMCLGVRDHVLQVWFPQIAATPVTVSMYEEWAMMRDRSSITFLVQIINALREFNIMLEASLTKGLEV
- the LOC139117359 gene encoding DENN domain-containing protein 5B-like isoform X1 yields the protein MSGTVQAQTRFADYFVVCGLDISSGLEPDQLSGDHLHYRPLQRCYKSKVLSHYPQNVDWNRFDKDAVGMLCMPKGLSFRTEKDNREPKFHSFLITREDGSRTYGSALTFYEEVHCKQICLAMQSLQTMYQAEFSNRGINVTRINEFAAEHDAPRPTFSTISNYDMNKDCLYVTKCICVITQQQFVRASRKFLTQLYDAVAANENPPLPMESYIHNVLYEVPLPPVGRSMRFNGVRSPVLCQRPGTLELPLCDFSFRELFTLLDVENLVQLFTCALLENQILLFSTDYQRLMLVAECLSTLLFPFTWQHVYVPILPASMLHFLDAPVPYVMGLHSSGGQDRSQLNLPNEASLCFVDIDNHIVEVPEELPQFPYKSEFILEISQVLDRFKVSVDRDQDLGFHEPDSNSNSRQGSSYDLYGLQESLNVINASMQKDDSYDNESPKSGSAVSSRRGSQTSLSTVPNKSEFLRNNEIVSKVAAIAKRTGVIKSISDVEEAPKKADNEKDSVYKYSKLSREDIDELTFNSAVREVFCYRFVQMFRNYESFVIQPNQEMEAWINAREQMQNFDKAAFLSDQPDAAIPFLSPFIESQMFATFIDWKIMGNWEEMDNNLRVFEARIDNYKTKNTDPTGSVKTPNYEHAISVNDYEHLIIRRATTVDHIAVSPHLLSTNIKRKHEPGVFPELNAEALVKPVTSHSPSRAKSKAQWRRKDRQHQHAEHLQLKQDQREVYLADKHMKKWLKYIQEARGKSIRAPQLLDMSPGVMAQTNWKFVEGLLKECRVKTKRMLVEKMGQEAVELGHGEVKLTGVEENTLIASLCDLLERIWSHGLQMKQGKSAFWSHLLAYKEMKARKDSTSSPNFLVPIKPSTNIPLDWLRGVFKFKLFYFVKDLNPDSPQSGHRRRGSGLPDPVLPPVPTDLASDIVKVESMTDVKTDVGYARAWIRLALERKLLCKHLKELLSDYELCRSRYKRYAFLRSDDEKEQFLYYLLSLNAVDYHCFTNSFISTKITYKVLVFVSKKFNSATSANPWISIAGELGDTGIIQIPKSAVELTFEHRNLGVLTTVRIGHDNSGMSPKWMLDYILVRNELTAHTYKFPCGRWLGKGVDDGSLERLLVGEVIPSTTDTEDILNACRTPPNQRSPVQVRRHSPMKNTGPQVQEMITDAVNHIVKYFYKPEKERGSLTLLLCGDKGLVQCLDQVFQYGFKSSRLFRNNFFIWDFIEKVSTYFDSVDHDDEGRRSPPDQRQARRMFCGYVKKINNSSQNIGKDGKFQLLMCLGVRDHVLQVWFPQIAATPVTVSMYEEWAMMRDRSSITFLVQIINALREFNIMLEASLTKGLEV
- the LOC139117359 gene encoding DENN domain-containing protein 5B-like isoform X4, whose protein sequence is MSGTVQAQTRFADYFVVCGLDISSGLEPDQLSGDHLHYRPLQRCYKSKVLSHYPQNVDWNRFDKDAVGMLCMPKGLSFRTEKDNREPKFHSFLITREDGSRTYGSALTFYEEVHCKQICLAMQSLQTMYQAEFSNRGINVTRINEFAAEHDAPRPTFSTISNYDMNKDCLYVTKCICVITQQQFVRASRKFLTQLYDAVAANENPPLPMESYIHNVLYEVPLPPVGRSMRFNGVRSPVLCQRPGTLELPLCDFSFRELFTLLDVENLVQLFTCALLENQILLFSTDYQRLMLVAECLSTLLFPFTWQHVYVPILPASMLHFLDAPVPYVMGLHSSGGQDRSQLNLPNEASLCFVDIDNHIVEVPEELPQFPYKSEFILEISQVLDRFKVSVDRDQDLGFHEPDSNSNSRQGSSYDLYGLQESLNVINASMQKDDSYDNESPKSGSAVSSRRGSQTSLSTVPNKSEFLRNNEIVSKVAAIAKRTGVIKSISDVEEAPKKADNEKDSVYKYSKLSREDIDELTFNSAVREVFCYRFVQMFRNYESFVIQPNQEMEAWINAREQMQNFDKAAFLSDQPDAAIPFLSPFIESQMFATFIDWKIMGNWEEMDNNLRVFEARIDNYKTKNTDPTGSVKTPNYEHAISVNDYEHLIIRRATTVDHIAVSPHLLSTNIKRKHEPGVFPELNAEALVKPVTSHSPSRAKSKAQWRRKDRQHQHAEHLQLKQDQREVYLADKHMKKWLKYIQEARGKSIRAPQLLDMSPGVMAQTNWKFVEGLLKECRVKTKRMLVEKMGQEAVELGHGEVKLTGVEENTLIASLCDLLERIWSHGLQMKQGKSAFWSHLLAYKEMKARKDSTSSPNFLVPNLNPDSPQSGHRRRGSGLPDPVLPPVPTDLASDIVKVESMTDVKTDVGYARAWIRLALERKLLCKHLKELLSDYELCRSRYKRYAFLRSDDEKEQFLYYLLSLNAVDYHCFTNSFISTKITYKVLVFVSKKFNSATSANPWISIAGELGDTGIIQIPKSAVELTFEHRNLGVLTTVRIGHDNSGMSPKWMLDYILVRNELTAHTYKFPCGRWLGKGVDDGSLERLLVGEVIPSTTDTEDILNACRTPPNQRSPVQVRRHSPMKNTGPQVQEMITDAVNHIVKYFYKPEKERGSLTLLLCGDKGLVQCLDQVFQYGFKSSRLFRNNFFIWDFIEKVSTYFDSVDHDDEGRRSPPDQRQARRMFCGYVKKINNSSQNIGKDGKFQLLMCLGVRDHVLQVWFPQIAATPVTVSMYEEWAMMRDRSSITFLVQIINALREFNIMLEASLTKGLEV
- the LOC139117359 gene encoding DENN domain-containing protein 5B-like isoform X5 gives rise to the protein MSGTVQAQTRFADYFVVCGLDISSGLEPDQLSGDHLHYRPLQRCYKSKVLSHYPQNVDWNRFDKDAVGMLCMPKGLSFRTEKDNREPKFHSFLITREDGSRTYGSALTFYEEVHCKQICLAMQSLQTMYQAEFSNRGINVTRINEFAAEHDAPRPTFSTISNYDMNKDCLYVTKCICVITQQQFVRASRKFLTQLYDAVAANENPPLPMESYIHNVLYEVPLPPVGRSMRFNGVRSPVLCQRPGTLELPLCDFSFRELFTLLDVENLVQLFTCALLENQILLFSTDYQRLMLVAECLSTLLFPFTWQHVYVPILPASMLHFLDAPVPYVMGLHSSGGQDRSQLNLPNEASLCFVDIDNHIVEVPEELPQFPYKSEFILEISQVLDRFKVSVDRDQDLGFHEPDSNSNSRQGSSYDLYGLQESLNVINASMQKDDSYDNESPKSGSAVSSRRGSQTSLSTVPNKSEFLRNNEIVSKVAAIAKRTGVIKSISDVEEAPKKADNEKDSVYKYSKLSREDIDELTFNSAVREVFCYRFVQMFRNYESFVIQPNQEMEAWINAREQMQNFDKAAFLSDQPDAAIPFLSPFIESQMFATFIDWKIMGNWEEMDNNLRVFEARIDNYKTKNTDPTGSVKTPNYEHAISVNDYEHLIIRRATTVDHIAVSPHLLSTNIKRKHEPGVFPELNAEALVKPVTSHSPSRAKSKAQWRRKDRQHQHAEHLQLKQDQREKYIQEARGKSIRAPQLLDMSPGVMAQTNWKFVEGLLKECRVKTKRMLVEKMGQEAVELGHGEVKLTGVEENTLIASLCDLLERIWSHGLQMKQGKSAFWSHLLAYKEMKARKDSTSSPNFLVPNLNPDSPQSGHRRRGSGLPDPVLPPVPTDLASDIVKVESMTDVKTDVGYARAWIRLALERKLLCKHLKELLSDYELCRSRYKRYAFLRSDDEKEQFLYYLLSLNAVDYHCFTNSFISTKITYKVLVFVSKKFNSATSANPWISIAGELGDTGIIQIPKSAVELTFEHRNLGVLTTVRIGHDNSGMSPKWMLDYILVRNELTAHTYKFPCGRWLGKGVDDGSLERLLVGEVIPSTTDTEDILNACRTPPNQRSPVQVRRHSPMKNTGPQVQEMITDAVNHIVKYFYKPEKERGSLTLLLCGDKGLVQCLDQVFQYGFKSSRLFRNNFFIWDFIEKVSTYFDSVDHDDEGRRSPPDQRQARRMFCGYVKKINNSSQNIGKDGKFQLLMCLGVRDHVLQVWFPQIAATPVTVSMYEEWAMMRDRSSITFLVQIINALREFNIMLEASLTKGLEV